In a single window of the Flavivirga spongiicola genome:
- a CDS encoding VOC family protein: MKLNAGIITEKLQETKKFYGEVLDFGVSFENEFYLLLHTPHNSAEISFLQPNHPSQKPIFKSAFNGKGVYLTIEVENVDEVYKQLKDKGIPIEIEIRDEPWGDRHFAIKDPNGIGIDIVTYTKPEE, encoded by the coding sequence ATGAAACTTAACGCAGGAATAATTACAGAAAAATTACAGGAAACCAAGAAATTCTATGGGGAAGTTCTGGATTTTGGAGTAAGTTTTGAAAACGAATTTTATCTATTACTTCACACACCTCACAATTCGGCTGAAATCAGTTTTCTGCAACCGAACCATCCAAGCCAAAAACCTATTTTTAAGTCAGCATTTAATGGAAAAGGTGTTTATTTAACTATTGAAGTTGAGAACGTAGATGAAGTTTACAAACAGCTAAAAGACAAAGGTATTCCAATCGAAATTGAAATCCGAGACGAACCTTGGGGAGACAGACATTTTGCAATCAAAGACCCAAATGGAATTGGAATTGACATAGTGACTTATACAAAACCCGAAGAATAA
- a CDS encoding VOC family protein, whose protein sequence is MKRVLLSATVILAFSLMACDNQNKSNSEVQKVDSSREQIPNDMKSFISLFEIPATDISRAVSFYQVILDINIEKMEMPGMEMGIFPYEGQMVTGVIMKGEGYKPSADGVTIYLNGGDNLQTILDKVEKNGGKIIVPKTAHADESGFFALFLDTEGNKLGLNSPN, encoded by the coding sequence ATGAAAAGAGTTTTACTAAGTGCTACTGTAATACTTGCTTTTAGCCTTATGGCTTGTGATAATCAAAATAAATCTAATTCAGAAGTGCAAAAAGTAGATTCTAGTCGAGAGCAAATACCTAATGATATGAAAAGTTTTATTTCCCTTTTTGAAATTCCAGCAACGGATATTTCACGAGCAGTCAGTTTTTATCAAGTAATTTTGGACATTAACATTGAAAAAATGGAAATGCCAGGAATGGAAATGGGAATATTTCCGTACGAAGGACAAATGGTTACAGGAGTTATAATGAAAGGCGAAGGGTACAAACCTTCGGCTGATGGAGTAACCATTTATCTTAATGGTGGAGACAATCTTCAAACCATTCTAGATAAGGTCGAAAAAAATGGAGGAAAAATCATTGTTCCAAAAACGGCTCACGCAGATGAAAGTGGGTTTTTTGCTTTGTTTTTAGATACGGAAGGAAATAAACTTGGTTTAAATTCCCCAAACTAA
- a CDS encoding AraC family transcriptional regulator — translation MNYQTFQPHPDLESLINCYWTLEVPADNDSKKQRIVPDGCIEMAFILGDDIKRYTSEDEFILQPRAMVLGQTIEPFYIEPTGYVNTFAIRFYPYGFANFVAEPIKNLANKETPLELLFEEKIAKELEQKIILAKDVKQRIEIIEKFLLERLNDKSTVENIVKTTVNVLLSTNGNAPIKTILKDDLTKRRQLERKFAKQIGVSPKQLGKLIRLQTALKMLLNKEAESLTNIAYESEYYDQAHFIKDFKEFTGTNPKEFLENENMTLSTLFYK, via the coding sequence ATGAATTATCAGACATTTCAGCCTCATCCAGATTTAGAATCGCTTATTAACTGTTATTGGACTTTAGAAGTTCCTGCTGATAATGATTCGAAAAAACAACGGATTGTTCCCGACGGTTGTATTGAAATGGCTTTTATTCTTGGGGACGATATAAAGCGATATACTTCAGAAGATGAATTTATCCTACAACCTCGTGCAATGGTGCTTGGACAAACCATTGAGCCATTTTATATCGAACCAACAGGATACGTGAATACATTCGCAATCCGATTTTACCCATACGGATTTGCCAATTTTGTAGCTGAACCAATTAAAAACTTAGCTAATAAAGAAACACCATTAGAATTATTGTTTGAGGAAAAAATCGCCAAGGAACTAGAACAAAAAATAATCCTAGCGAAAGACGTTAAACAAAGAATAGAGATCATAGAAAAATTTCTCTTAGAAAGGTTAAACGACAAATCAACCGTCGAGAATATTGTAAAAACAACCGTTAACGTACTTTTATCAACAAACGGAAACGCACCGATAAAAACGATTCTTAAAGATGACTTGACCAAAAGAAGACAACTTGAGAGAAAGTTTGCAAAACAAATTGGAGTGAGCCCAAAACAATTAGGTAAATTAATTCGACTACAAACCGCATTAAAAATGTTGCTTAACAAAGAAGCAGAAAGCCTAACTAATATCGCTTACGAAAGTGAATATTACGACCAAGCACACTTTATTAAAGACTTTAAGGAGTTCACGGGAACGAACCCAAAAGAGTTTTTAGAAAATGAAAATATGACCCTTTCTACCCTTTTCTACAAATAG
- a CDS encoding potassium channel family protein has translation MIKRVLLFFGAYVTIMLIFAGFYKNVYNKSPECFLIKEQVDSQRLTNRINELKTELRNLNSQRSSFYNYPEIWDKFQATNLEKIESIRALDISDNIVAERYYFATFRLDSLNFHFKFYNYTKRLEYYLVIDDEKFIGANSGEFVNYEQIIPEFKVVTLSDLENNRLIKRIAKNIAAESTIIDKNIEIRIAEKENELENLVSDNNHWNYADFTYFSISTIFGGGYGDIVPNCSKVRYYVIAEYLICGFLIIVLLNVILKDRKK, from the coding sequence ATGATAAAACGAGTATTACTTTTTTTTGGGGCTTATGTCACAATAATGTTGATTTTTGCTGGCTTCTACAAAAATGTTTATAATAAATCACCAGAATGCTTTCTAATTAAAGAACAAGTAGATTCTCAAAGATTAACAAATAGAATTAATGAACTAAAAACTGAATTAAGAAATCTTAATTCGCAGAGGAGTTCTTTTTACAATTACCCAGAAATTTGGGATAAATTTCAAGCTACAAATCTAGAAAAAATAGAATCCATAAGAGCATTAGACATTAGTGATAATATAGTAGCGGAACGATACTATTTTGCAACGTTCAGATTAGATTCATTGAATTTTCATTTCAAATTTTACAACTACACTAAAAGGCTTGAATACTACCTTGTAATTGATGACGAGAAATTTATTGGAGCTAATTCAGGAGAGTTTGTAAATTATGAGCAAATCATTCCTGAATTTAAGGTTGTTACATTAAGTGATTTAGAGAATAATAGACTCATTAAAAGAATTGCAAAGAACATTGCTGCTGAGTCTACGATAATTGATAAAAATATAGAAATAAGAATAGCCGAAAAGGAAAACGAATTAGAAAATCTAGTTTCTGACAATAACCATTGGAATTATGCTGACTTCACATATTTCAGTATTTCCACAATTTTTGGAGGTGGTTATGGAGATATTGTTCCTAATTGCAGTAAAGTAAGATATTATGTTATTGCCGAATATCTTATATGTGGATTCTTAATTATAGTTTTGTTAAATGTGATTTTAAAGGATAGAAAAAAGTAA
- a CDS encoding IS110 family RNA-guided transposase: protein MKNYEEAIGIDVSKKTLDAYCYQARLHKVFANDLSGYKSMIKWVLRVSKTRDVFYCFENTGYYSLKLALYLDSQDIVYVEESPLKIKRSSGVVKEKTDRLDACLIARYAWLYREELEASTVKRSSHLELGRLLALRDQLVRNNAGLKGTLKEMQVLLSSSTTDAGCTSLVRSIAYLQKQIKGIELRITDIISTDVEMSRNYELLSSLKGVGLVIACQLIYHTGNFTRFSSWRAFSSYCGTAPFGYRSGTSIHRRKQCHYLGDRKMKSLLSMASVSAIQHDSELHLYYKRKLAEGKDKMVAINNVRNKLIARAFAVVKRGTPYVILQQHVA, encoded by the coding sequence ATGAAAAATTACGAAGAAGCGATAGGGATTGATGTGTCAAAAAAGACATTGGATGCCTACTGTTATCAGGCCCGGTTGCACAAAGTGTTTGCTAATGATTTAAGTGGTTACAAAAGCATGATAAAATGGGTTTTAAGAGTATCAAAAACAAGAGACGTTTTTTACTGTTTTGAGAATACGGGCTACTACTCATTAAAATTAGCCCTTTATCTAGATAGTCAAGATATTGTTTATGTAGAAGAAAGTCCGTTAAAGATAAAGCGTTCATCAGGTGTTGTAAAAGAGAAGACAGATCGTTTGGATGCGTGTTTAATAGCACGTTACGCTTGGTTATATAGGGAAGAGTTAGAGGCAAGTACAGTAAAGCGTTCGTCTCATCTAGAGCTAGGTAGATTATTAGCCTTACGAGATCAATTGGTTCGCAATAATGCAGGACTGAAGGGCACATTAAAAGAGATGCAAGTACTTTTGTCTAGTTCTACGACAGATGCTGGATGTACAAGTTTAGTACGCAGTATTGCTTACTTACAAAAACAAATAAAAGGGATAGAGCTTAGGATTACAGATATCATATCTACTGATGTTGAGATGAGTAGAAACTATGAGTTACTATCAAGTCTTAAAGGCGTAGGTTTGGTAATAGCTTGTCAACTTATTTACCATACAGGGAACTTTACACGGTTTTCTAGCTGGCGTGCCTTTTCGAGTTATTGTGGAACAGCTCCTTTCGGGTATCGATCAGGAACTAGTATTCACCGAAGAAAACAATGTCATTATTTAGGGGATAGAAAAATGAAAAGCTTATTGAGTATGGCCAGCGTATCAGCGATACAGCATGATAGTGAACTTCACTTGTATTATAAGAGAAAGTTGGCAGAGGGAAAAGATAAAATGGTTGCCATAAATAATGTTAGAAATAAGCTAATAGCTAGAGCTTTTGCTGTTGTTAAACGAGGAACGCCTTATGTGATTCTTCAACAGCATGTTGCATAA
- a CDS encoding serine hydrolase domain-containing protein codes for MKNLIIILILNILVSSVYCQTNDSISGKLTTELEKICSRGYINGFSVAIVNQDGILYKKGLGYADVKANKKYTENTIQSIASISKTFIGIALLKAQELGKLNLDDPINKHLPFNVNNPYFPNEQITIRHLATHTSSIKVKSRNEKNGYVLMKSNNGRAKVNSNFRSPDEMMKLNVFLESILSEEGKWYKKNSFLKTKPGAIFKYSNIASGLAALIIENATNQPFNQFTNEHILTPLGMSNSGWSFTEIDFSKHSKLYLNKETEFAFYQLVNYPDGGLITSSTDLGTYLVELIRGYSGTGKILSKQSYMELFKTQLTDTNYIERNESIYNDEYNMGVFMGMSSHGQMGHTGGDPGIVTHMFFNTKTKIGKLLIINTELKKEGIKEFVDIWRKLEEYEIKL; via the coding sequence ATGAAGAATTTAATTATAATATTAATCTTGAATATTCTTGTAAGCTCAGTCTACTGTCAAACAAATGATTCTATCTCAGGAAAACTGACTACAGAACTTGAGAAAATATGTTCAAGAGGATATATCAACGGATTCTCAGTAGCTATTGTAAACCAGGATGGAATATTATATAAAAAAGGACTTGGATATGCTGATGTTAAGGCAAACAAAAAATACACTGAGAATACAATTCAAAGCATAGCATCCATTTCTAAAACTTTTATTGGCATAGCATTGCTAAAAGCTCAGGAACTGGGAAAACTGAACTTAGACGACCCTATAAACAAACACTTGCCCTTCAATGTAAATAATCCATATTTTCCCAATGAGCAAATTACAATACGACATCTAGCAACTCATACTTCAAGTATTAAGGTAAAATCAAGAAATGAAAAGAACGGGTATGTTTTGATGAAAAGCAATAATGGTAGAGCTAAGGTAAATAGCAATTTTCGTTCACCAGATGAAATGATGAAACTGAATGTGTTTTTAGAAAGTATTCTAAGTGAAGAGGGGAAATGGTATAAAAAAAATAGTTTTTTAAAGACAAAACCAGGAGCAATATTTAAATACTCAAACATTGCTTCAGGGTTGGCCGCTTTGATAATTGAAAATGCTACAAACCAACCATTTAACCAATTTACCAACGAACATATTCTTACACCTTTGGGAATGTCCAATTCTGGTTGGTCCTTTACTGAGATAGACTTTTCAAAACACTCTAAACTATATCTTAACAAAGAAACCGAATTCGCATTTTATCAATTGGTCAATTATCCAGATGGAGGTTTAATTACTTCATCAACTGATTTAGGAACGTATTTAGTTGAATTAATTAGAGGTTATAGTGGAACTGGTAAAATATTAAGTAAACAAAGTTATATGGAGCTATTTAAGACTCAGTTGACTGATACAAATTATATCGAAAGAAATGAAAGTATTTATAACGATGAATACAATATGGGTGTTTTTATGGGAATGTCTTCGCATGGACAAATGGGCCATACTGGTGGAGACCCAGGAATAGTAACACATATGTTTTTCAATACAAAAACTAAAATCGGAAAACTTTTGATAATTAATACGGAACTTAAAAAAGAGGGAATAAAGGAGTTTGTTGATATATGGAGAAAGTTAGAAGAATATGAAATTAAATTATAA
- a CDS encoding porin family protein — protein sequence MKRTLLIGLIASLPLFSFSQNKIGIFGGANYSYFTNGTIKNVSLENSMGIQLGMLYEIRLTDKIDFRPKLLFSQQGDKKTEQISCNCFEINQTDFELSYINIPLDFKFGNKVYLITGPQIGFLINEKKLSNNFIFTKTDIDIGFNVGFGTKFNDFFIEFGAYQGFTDLFNYPISQYKGSARNGLFKLSFGYYL from the coding sequence ATGAAAAGAACTTTACTGATTGGATTAATAGCATCTTTACCTCTATTTTCATTTTCGCAAAATAAAATTGGCATTTTTGGAGGAGCAAATTATTCTTATTTTACTAACGGCACTATAAAAAATGTCAGTTTAGAGAACTCTATGGGAATTCAATTAGGAATGTTATACGAAATAAGGTTAACCGATAAAATTGACTTTAGGCCAAAACTACTTTTTTCGCAGCAAGGTGATAAAAAAACTGAACAAATAAGTTGTAATTGTTTCGAAATAAACCAAACGGACTTCGAATTAAGTTACATAAATATTCCCTTAGATTTTAAATTCGGGAATAAAGTTTACTTGATTACTGGGCCTCAAATTGGGTTTTTGATTAACGAAAAAAAACTTAGTAATAATTTCATTTTCACAAAAACTGACATTGACATTGGTTTTAATGTTGGGTTTGGAACAAAATTCAATGACTTTTTCATTGAATTTGGAGCTTATCAGGGATTTACTGATTTATTTAATTATCCAATTTCCCAATATAAAGGGAGTGCTAGAAACGGGCTTTTTAAATTATCTTTTGGATATTATTTGTAA
- a CDS encoding carcinine hydrolase/isopenicillin-N N-acyltransferase family protein → MKKIKYLILIVMLLSFCGKAFACSIIYYVDKKNGKIYFVNNEDYFYDVKPYIQIKPSSKGKLGRIWYGWKDFGQGGINEKGLVIDGAVTPEQIIPNGYSSPKGNITDELLAQCQTVYEAVQYLEDKKVALKNAHILLGDKNGKAVIVEWVNGVKNIVEIKDNRLVATNFNLSDTEQTNMTCWRYPIIQNGLNDLDAREIKDTVTLKDVGKVMAKVVQTPQADVTGKVGGTLYTTFIDVTEMKLVLVYKLDNSKVHKLDILKELKRGKSKKIKLK, encoded by the coding sequence ATGAAGAAAATCAAATACCTAATATTAATTGTAATGCTTCTTTCATTTTGCGGGAAAGCATTTGCTTGCTCTATAATTTACTACGTAGATAAAAAAAATGGTAAAATATATTTTGTAAACAATGAGGATTATTTTTATGATGTAAAACCATACATACAAATAAAGCCGAGTTCAAAAGGTAAGTTAGGTAGGATTTGGTATGGTTGGAAGGATTTTGGTCAGGGCGGTATTAATGAAAAAGGATTAGTTATTGATGGAGCCGTAACACCAGAACAAATTATACCTAATGGCTACTCCTCTCCAAAAGGCAATATTACTGATGAATTATTAGCACAATGTCAAACAGTATATGAAGCTGTACAATATTTAGAAGATAAAAAAGTGGCTCTAAAAAATGCCCATATCTTACTGGGTGACAAAAATGGCAAAGCAGTAATTGTAGAATGGGTAAATGGAGTTAAAAATATTGTTGAAATAAAAGACAATCGACTTGTAGCTACAAATTTTAATCTTTCTGATACTGAGCAAACCAACATGACTTGTTGGAGGTATCCAATAATCCAAAACGGATTAAACGATTTAGATGCAAGAGAAATAAAAGATACTGTTACGTTAAAAGACGTTGGAAAAGTAATGGCAAAAGTGGTTCAAACACCGCAAGCAGATGTAACTGGCAAAGTCGGAGGCACTCTTTACACAACATTCATTGACGTAACCGAAATGAAACTCGTTTTAGTTTATAAACTGGATAATTCAAAAGTTCACAAATTAGATATATTAAAAGAGCTAAAAAGAGGAAAGTCAAAAAAGATTAAATTAAAATAA
- a CDS encoding MFS transporter: MKKIPWHFLLLLILAGESVFILPFVLSRVFRPTVLEVFGLDNLQLGLCFSIYGIVALLSYIFGGPLADKFPPRKLIAVALWMTALGGFAYSTFPSYSVLKMLYGYWGFTTIFLFWAPMIKATRIWGGSTSQGKAFGFLDGGRGLVGALFGAMGVLIFSVFITSEVSELTISESRTAFNQVILVSSFIVILVGLLVWFFLKLDHEIEKEIILEKITKTQILDVLRLPSVWLLMIIILCAYVGYKITDVFSLYARDVMLFDQIQSAQVGTFLLFIRPVIGILIGILADRSQTTLWLVVGFIVSFFGALLFALGLIPDSATTLFFISILIVATGVYAARSLYFAVMERGQIPLILTGTAVGLISIIGYTPDIFAGPAMGYLLENSPGLKGHQHVFWMLTIFSFIGSISAWYYYRLYGKKKLN; encoded by the coding sequence ATGAAAAAAATCCCTTGGCACTTTCTTTTACTACTTATTTTGGCCGGAGAGTCAGTATTTATTCTTCCATTTGTTCTTTCACGTGTCTTTAGGCCTACGGTACTTGAAGTATTTGGCCTTGACAACCTTCAGTTAGGTTTGTGTTTTTCGATATATGGCATTGTAGCCTTGTTATCTTATATCTTCGGAGGCCCCTTAGCCGACAAGTTCCCTCCAAGAAAATTGATTGCAGTTGCACTATGGATGACCGCTTTAGGAGGATTTGCATATTCTACTTTTCCTAGCTATTCAGTATTAAAAATGCTTTATGGATATTGGGGATTTACAACTATTTTTTTATTCTGGGCGCCAATGATTAAGGCCACTCGTATTTGGGGTGGATCTACTTCACAAGGTAAGGCTTTTGGCTTTTTAGATGGTGGACGAGGGTTAGTAGGGGCATTATTTGGAGCTATGGGTGTTCTAATTTTTTCAGTTTTTATTACTTCAGAAGTTTCTGAGCTAACAATCTCTGAAAGTAGGACGGCGTTCAATCAGGTTATTCTAGTGTCTTCATTTATAGTAATTCTTGTTGGTCTATTGGTATGGTTCTTTTTGAAATTGGATCATGAAATAGAAAAAGAGATTATCCTAGAAAAAATAACGAAAACACAAATTCTAGATGTATTACGATTACCTTCTGTATGGTTATTGATGATCATTATTCTATGTGCATATGTCGGCTACAAAATCACAGATGTGTTTTCGTTGTATGCTCGGGATGTGATGCTATTTGACCAAATACAATCCGCTCAGGTTGGAACTTTTTTGCTGTTTATCCGTCCTGTAATTGGAATTTTAATCGGAATATTGGCAGATCGCTCACAAACCACTTTATGGTTAGTTGTTGGATTTATTGTTTCATTCTTTGGAGCATTATTGTTTGCACTAGGTCTGATTCCAGATTCGGCAACGACTTTGTTTTTTATATCGATATTAATCGTGGCGACTGGGGTATATGCCGCTCGTTCTCTGTACTTTGCAGTAATGGAGAGAGGACAAATTCCTTTGATTCTTACAGGAACTGCGGTTGGTCTTATATCCATTATCGGCTATACGCCAGATATATTCGCAGGGCCAGCGATGGGATATCTCTTAGAAAATTCGCCCGGTTTAAAAGGACATCAACATGTTTTTTGGATGTTGACAATATTTTCTTTTATAGGTAGTATATCTGCATGGTATTACTACCGATTGTATGGAAAGAAAAAACTGAATTGA
- a CDS encoding LuxR C-terminal-related transcriptional regulator produces MNDKDYFSHLYEIASHLNKEFSLHSALRKSLEKTVEILDIETGWFWLTEPDNKSVYLAASYNLPPALSNHPERLSGWCYCIKQYLADDIDQAMNISEITCSRLKDISTGTKGLKFHAIIPIIINRQKVGLMNLLSKETRELNEKELAILNTISELIGTAIQRTRLQQSYNSKDIESDKIVHRVLEQVFNPNIEAIISCLDNPNINKNKIKEALNKAKELQKQLTMLSKETREQKRTEINTKELLYPELPLTKRELEVLTLIKKGLTNGQIGKQLFIAERTVKFHVTAILSKLNANTRTEAVDICLKRGFLNT; encoded by the coding sequence ATGAACGATAAAGATTATTTTTCCCATTTATATGAAATAGCGAGTCACCTAAATAAGGAATTCTCTCTACATTCTGCACTTCGCAAATCTTTAGAGAAGACTGTGGAAATCCTAGATATAGAAACGGGCTGGTTCTGGCTTACAGAACCAGATAATAAATCGGTTTATCTAGCTGCTTCCTATAATTTACCTCCTGCTTTAAGTAATCACCCTGAACGATTATCTGGTTGGTGCTATTGTATAAAACAATACTTGGCTGATGATATTGACCAGGCAATGAATATCAGTGAGATTACATGCTCAAGGTTAAAGGATATTAGCACTGGTACGAAAGGTTTAAAATTTCATGCAATAATTCCTATAATAATCAACCGCCAAAAGGTAGGACTCATGAACTTACTTAGTAAAGAAACGCGAGAACTAAACGAAAAGGAATTGGCCATTCTTAACACCATTAGTGAATTAATCGGAACTGCAATTCAGCGGACAAGATTGCAACAGTCATATAATAGTAAGGATATTGAATCAGATAAAATCGTTCATAGAGTATTAGAGCAGGTTTTTAATCCGAACATAGAAGCCATTATTTCTTGCCTTGATAACCCAAATATCAACAAGAACAAAATTAAAGAAGCATTAAACAAAGCTAAGGAACTTCAGAAGCAATTAACTATGTTAAGTAAAGAAACAAGGGAGCAAAAAAGAACAGAGATCAACACAAAAGAGTTGCTCTATCCTGAGTTACCGCTAACAAAACGTGAATTAGAAGTACTTACCTTGATAAAGAAAGGTCTCACCAACGGTCAGATAGGTAAACAACTATTCATAGCAGAACGCACTGTTAAATTTCACGTTACTGCAATTCTATCCAAACTCAATGCTAACACTCGAACCGAAGCAGTAGATATCTGTTTGAAGAGAGGTTTTCTTAATACCTGA
- a CDS encoding VOC family protein, with translation MRTQNIYLEHANITVNDLQEAVKFFQTAFPHFKIRGGGNDMREWIHLGDDDTYLAINQAKQSDLKADKNYDKIGINHIGFVVQNVEEIASNLLSNGYKRDYPKEVEQFRIRDYFADADGNQYEFVQYLSDKPEEKNSYNS, from the coding sequence ATGAGAACACAGAATATTTATTTAGAACACGCTAATATTACAGTAAATGATTTGCAGGAAGCAGTCAAGTTCTTCCAAACCGCTTTTCCTCATTTCAAGATAAGAGGTGGTGGTAACGATATGAGAGAGTGGATTCATCTAGGTGATGATGATACTTATCTGGCTATTAACCAAGCTAAGCAAAGTGATTTGAAAGCTGACAAGAACTATGACAAAATAGGAATAAATCACATAGGTTTTGTTGTACAGAACGTAGAGGAAATAGCTAGCAACCTTCTTAGCAATGGATACAAACGAGATTATCCAAAAGAAGTGGAGCAATTCAGAATTAGGGACTATTTTGCTGATGCTGATGGAAATCAGTATGAATTCGTGCAGTATCTTAGTGATAAGCCAGAGGAAAAAAACAGTTACAACAGCTAA
- a CDS encoding AhpC/TSA family protein yields the protein MKRIILGIIALLVISCNEKQTAEFSLSGKTNGIENGTYLFLMTDEVIDSSMVKDNTFYFKTKLSKTPTIGTLRTPDWFERRVLWLENSAMTFDASKTSFINAKVLGSESENLSQTLYPISDTIPRQESLKMEMNFVKDNPNSIVSAQILSVYSTTWGKEKTTNLFNRFPKEIRESNYGQKIARYIELNKDPKIGEQFADFEMADPNGNSIKLSDIKGKTVLLEFWSSWCGPCRKENPNLVKTYEKFKPKGFEIIAVSLDEDKKSWISAIEKDSLNWLHVSDLKGQANEASLIYGINGIPDNFLIAENGTIIGRDLRGEKLKQKLTEIME from the coding sequence ATGAAAAGAATAATTCTAGGCATAATAGCATTATTAGTCATTTCTTGCAATGAAAAACAAACAGCGGAATTCTCATTAAGCGGAAAAACAAATGGAATAGAAAATGGCACTTATCTCTTTTTGATGACTGATGAGGTTATTGATTCTAGTATGGTTAAGGATAATACCTTTTATTTTAAAACCAAGTTATCAAAAACACCGACTATAGGGACATTACGAACACCTGATTGGTTTGAGCGTAGAGTTCTGTGGCTAGAAAATTCGGCAATGACTTTCGATGCATCTAAAACGAGTTTTATAAATGCAAAAGTTTTAGGTTCGGAATCAGAGAATTTAAGCCAAACCTTATATCCTATTTCCGACACTATTCCTAGACAAGAAAGTTTGAAAATGGAAATGAATTTTGTAAAGGACAATCCCAATAGCATAGTTAGTGCACAAATACTTTCCGTTTATTCGACAACTTGGGGAAAAGAAAAAACCACCAATCTATTCAATCGTTTTCCAAAAGAAATTAGAGAATCAAACTATGGTCAAAAAATCGCAAGGTATATTGAGCTAAATAAAGATCCAAAAATTGGAGAACAATTTGCTGATTTTGAAATGGCAGACCCCAATGGCAATTCTATAAAACTGTCTGACATTAAAGGAAAAACCGTTCTTCTTGAATTTTGGTCTTCGTGGTGTGGTCCTTGTCGAAAGGAAAACCCGAATCTTGTAAAAACTTATGAGAAATTCAAACCCAAAGGATTTGAAATAATTGCAGTTTCTTTGGACGAGGATAAGAAAAGTTGGATTAGTGCTATCGAAAAAGACAGTTTAAATTGGCTCCATGTAAGTGATTTAAAAGGACAAGCAAACGAAGCTTCATTAATTTATGGAATTAATGGAATTCCTGACAATTTTCTAATTGCCGAAAACGGAACAATAATTGGAAGAGATTTAAGAGGAGAAAAGTTGAAACAAAAATTAACAGAAATAATGGAATAA
- a CDS encoding AraC family transcriptional regulator, producing MDELKIIREYYKPIQPAVSANDNEISYQETLPNKEIENYIYCFWQLKTQQPLNQDYNYRVVSDGCIDIFFDHKQPNENFVMGFFRKYTQFPLGKEFDYIGIRFLPSAFPILFNVDAKTLSNQSQELNKILPNFSEWINSVIKPSDSFNTITKTLNEKIIGFSKNQNIRHDHRFLDALNLIFQKNGYLDIEKDINTGLSPRQLRRIFNFYIGTTTKSFSNVVRFQHILNAKPSKQSLKENKLYFDVGFFDQAHFIKNFKTYYGITPSEAFH from the coding sequence GTGGATGAACTGAAAATCATAAGAGAATATTACAAACCAATTCAACCAGCAGTTTCGGCTAACGATAACGAAATAAGCTATCAAGAAACCCTACCAAATAAAGAAATTGAAAACTATATTTACTGCTTTTGGCAACTTAAAACACAACAACCTTTAAACCAAGATTACAATTACCGAGTGGTATCTGATGGCTGTATCGATATATTTTTTGACCATAAACAACCGAATGAGAACTTTGTAATGGGATTTTTCAGAAAGTACACTCAATTCCCGCTTGGAAAAGAATTTGACTATATCGGAATTCGGTTTTTGCCTTCTGCGTTTCCAATCTTGTTCAATGTAGATGCCAAAACTTTGAGTAATCAATCTCAAGAACTAAACAAAATTTTACCCAACTTTTCCGAGTGGATTAATTCAGTAATCAAACCTTCGGATTCATTTAATACAATTACAAAAACTCTGAACGAGAAAATAATCGGGTTTTCAAAAAATCAAAATATTCGTCACGACCACCGTTTTTTAGATGCTCTAAATCTGATATTCCAAAAAAACGGATATTTGGATATTGAAAAAGATATTAATACAGGATTAAGCCCAAGACAACTTCGCAGAATTTTCAACTTTTATATCGGCACAACAACAAAATCGTTTAGTAATGTTGTACGTTTTCAGCATATTTTAAATGCAAAACCTTCAAAACAAAGTCTAAAAGAAAACAAACTGTACTTTGATGTTGGATTTTTTGACCAAGCTCACTTCATTAAAAATTTCAAAACATATTACGGGATAACACCTTCAGAGGCCTTCCATTAA